In Risungbinella massiliensis, a single window of DNA contains:
- a CDS encoding sugar ABC transporter ATP-binding protein produces MTTPTYVLEMKNISKEFPGVKALDDLTLQVRPGTVHALMGENGAGKSTLMKCLFGIYQQDAGEIFVNGEKVNIQNSSTALNHGISMIHQELHPIPHRNVMENLWIGRIPTKGLGFFQLVDSRKMEQDTIQLFQDLEMDLDPHEKVGNLSVSKVQSIEIAKAVSFNSKIIVMDEPTSSLTSNEVEQLIKIITKLKSRGVAIIYISHKMEEILRISDDVTIMRDGKKIGTWEASELTTDLIISRMVGRDLTQRFPDRQKREHHEVLMKVENFTSVNPMSFQEISFDLRKGEILGIGGLVGAKRTELIEAIFGLEKISSGKIEIHGKEVKIKSPLDAKKYNIALLTEERRTTGIFPQLSILENTTIANQKKYEKFGLLNDKARLQDTIDQIEKLRVKTPSHKTIIQNLSGGNQQKVLLGRWLLTEPEILLLDEPTRGIDVGAKFEIYTIITELAKQGKAIMMISSEMPELIGMSDRIMVMSNGRLSGILDQTEATEEKIMSLATKYMV; encoded by the coding sequence ATGACAACTCCAACCTATGTATTAGAAATGAAGAATATCTCCAAAGAGTTTCCTGGGGTAAAAGCACTTGACGATTTAACTTTACAAGTTCGACCAGGTACTGTTCACGCTTTGATGGGAGAGAATGGTGCTGGGAAATCCACTTTGATGAAATGTTTATTTGGAATCTATCAGCAGGATGCAGGTGAAATTTTCGTAAATGGAGAGAAAGTCAATATTCAAAATTCCAGTACAGCACTGAATCATGGCATCTCCATGATCCACCAAGAGCTTCACCCGATTCCTCATCGAAATGTAATGGAGAATCTATGGATCGGAAGGATACCGACCAAAGGTTTGGGTTTCTTCCAATTGGTAGATTCTCGGAAAATGGAACAAGATACCATCCAATTGTTTCAAGATTTGGAGATGGATTTGGATCCACACGAAAAAGTAGGTAACCTTTCTGTTTCGAAAGTACAGTCTATTGAGATTGCGAAAGCAGTTTCGTTTAACAGCAAGATTATCGTGATGGATGAACCTACTTCATCGCTGACTTCCAATGAGGTAGAACAGTTAATCAAGATTATTACCAAACTGAAGAGTCGTGGCGTTGCCATTATTTATATTTCACACAAAATGGAGGAAATTCTTCGAATCTCTGATGATGTGACCATCATGCGAGATGGAAAAAAGATCGGAACTTGGGAAGCATCGGAGTTGACCACTGATCTTATCATTTCACGGATGGTAGGAAGAGATTTAACTCAGCGTTTTCCTGATCGACAAAAACGAGAACATCATGAAGTTTTGATGAAAGTAGAGAATTTCACTTCAGTGAATCCGATGTCTTTCCAAGAAATCTCTTTTGATCTTCGTAAGGGGGAGATATTGGGGATTGGCGGACTTGTTGGAGCGAAACGGACAGAATTGATAGAGGCTATATTCGGACTCGAAAAGATCTCATCAGGCAAGATCGAGATTCATGGCAAAGAAGTTAAGATCAAATCGCCACTCGATGCCAAAAAGTACAATATCGCATTACTCACCGAGGAACGCAGGACAACGGGTATCTTTCCGCAGCTCTCCATCTTGGAAAACACTACGATTGCGAATCAAAAAAAATATGAGAAGTTTGGTCTATTAAACGATAAAGCACGATTACAAGATACCATAGATCAGATCGAAAAACTTCGAGTGAAAACCCCTTCGCACAAAACCATCATCCAGAATTTATCTGGTGGAAATCAACAAAAAGTACTCCTTGGTAGGTGGCTATTAACGGAGCCGGAGATATTGCTCCTAGATGAACCAACACGTGGGATTGATGTGGGAGCAAAATTTGAGATATACACCATTATTACCGAATTAGCCAAACAAGGTAAGGCTATTATGATGATTTCATCAGAGATGCCAGAATTAATCGGGATGTCTGATCGCATTATGGTGATGTCTAACGGACGACTTTCTGGAATTTTGGACCAAACAGAGGCGACCGAAGAAAAAATTATGAGCCTAGCGACGAAGTACATGGTGTAA
- a CDS encoding galactose ABC transporter substrate-binding protein → MKKALSILATGALLATAVGCSSGSGNADGNEKPQIGVAIYKFDDTFMSGVRNAITKAADGKAEVDIVDSQNAQPTQNEKVDLFITKKMNALAINPVDRTAAGVIINKAKTANIPVVFLNREPLADDMKKWDKVYYVGAKAEESGTLSGEIIAEYFKTHPEADKNGDGVLQYVMLKGEPGHQDAELRTKASIEAVQNAGIKVEKLAEDTAMWDRVKGQEKMAAFLAAHNDKIEAVFANNDDMALGAIEALKAKGYFKDNKFLPVVGVDATAPAIQALKEGTLLGTVLNDAKNQGIATVNLATVLAKGEKPTKENVGYDITDEKYIWIPYKKITKDNLNDATQ, encoded by the coding sequence ATGAAGAAAGCGCTTTCTATTCTTGCTACAGGCGCACTGCTCGCAACAGCTGTTGGATGTTCGTCTGGTTCAGGTAATGCTGATGGAAATGAAAAACCACAAATCGGGGTCGCTATTTACAAGTTTGACGATACCTTTATGTCAGGTGTTCGGAATGCGATTACCAAAGCTGCCGATGGCAAAGCAGAAGTAGATATTGTAGATAGCCAAAATGCTCAACCTACACAGAATGAAAAGGTAGATCTCTTCATCACCAAAAAAATGAATGCGCTTGCAATTAACCCAGTAGACCGCACAGCAGCTGGTGTCATTATTAATAAAGCAAAAACAGCGAACATCCCTGTTGTGTTCTTAAACCGGGAACCACTCGCAGATGATATGAAAAAATGGGATAAAGTTTATTATGTTGGGGCGAAAGCAGAAGAGTCTGGTACTCTATCTGGGGAGATCATCGCTGAATATTTTAAAACTCACCCTGAAGCAGATAAGAATGGTGATGGTGTCCTCCAATATGTAATGCTCAAAGGAGAACCTGGTCACCAAGACGCAGAATTACGTACCAAAGCTTCCATTGAGGCTGTTCAAAACGCAGGTATTAAAGTGGAAAAACTAGCAGAAGACACAGCAATGTGGGATCGTGTAAAAGGCCAAGAAAAAATGGCTGCCTTCCTTGCAGCTCATAACGATAAAATCGAAGCAGTTTTTGCTAATAACGATGATATGGCATTGGGAGCGATTGAAGCATTGAAAGCAAAAGGATACTTCAAAGACAATAAGTTTCTACCAGTAGTAGGGGTAGACGCAACGGCTCCTGCCATCCAAGCTCTCAAAGAAGGAACACTTCTGGGGACTGTTTTGAATGATGCGAAAAACCAAGGTATTGCAACTGTTAACTTGGCTACTGTACTAGCTAAGGGAGAAAAACCTACTAAAGAAAACGTTGGCTATGATATCACAGACGAGAAATACATCTGGATTCCTTACAAAAAAATAACGAAAGATAACTTGAATGACGCTACTCAATAA
- a CDS encoding M24 family metallopeptidase has protein sequence MLQQVPVEDVQRRIQLLQAKLKELDLDGVLLSQNIGVYYYSGSMQNGLLLIPQSGSPCFYVKKSLTRASQETHLETEEMGRFRELGERLRARFGSLKKVGMELDVLPYSIATRYRKLFPNAEMVDCSWDLRLLRSIKSPYELTQIRNAAQIVNDVLLQLPSWLREGITELELAANIEHFFRVRGNQNIYRMRGYNQELALGMVSSGAAAASPTYFDGPAGGLGVSSASPQGAGKKTIARGEPILVDISTIVEGYIVDQTRMAVIGAMSPKHQDAYQKAQAILREVEELGKPGIPWQDLYLRSLEMVKEFGLSEHFMGYGQDQAKFLGHGVGLELDEVPILAKGFTQALEEGMVIAIEPKFTFPGEGVIGVENTYVVTKEGLQSLSISSENIIKAE, from the coding sequence TTGCTACAACAGGTACCTGTGGAGGATGTACAACGACGAATTCAATTGTTGCAAGCGAAATTGAAAGAGTTAGATTTAGATGGTGTTTTATTAAGCCAGAATATTGGGGTTTATTATTACTCAGGTAGTATGCAAAATGGATTACTCCTCATTCCACAGTCTGGTAGTCCATGTTTCTATGTAAAAAAGAGCTTGACGAGAGCATCGCAAGAAACCCATTTAGAGACAGAGGAAATGGGAAGATTTCGTGAGTTAGGAGAACGTCTTCGTGCTCGATTTGGCTCTTTGAAGAAAGTCGGAATGGAACTTGATGTCTTGCCATATTCCATTGCCACACGCTATCGTAAGCTCTTTCCTAATGCAGAGATGGTGGACTGCTCATGGGATCTACGTCTCTTACGATCTATTAAATCCCCATATGAGTTAACCCAGATCCGAAACGCTGCTCAGATTGTCAATGACGTACTGTTACAGCTTCCGAGTTGGTTGCGTGAGGGGATCACGGAGCTTGAGTTGGCTGCTAACATTGAGCATTTTTTCCGTGTAAGAGGCAATCAAAATATTTATCGTATGCGCGGATATAATCAGGAATTGGCTTTGGGGATGGTGTCATCTGGTGCGGCAGCCGCTAGCCCTACTTATTTTGATGGGCCTGCAGGAGGACTGGGAGTTTCTAGCGCTAGCCCTCAAGGAGCTGGCAAAAAAACGATTGCGAGAGGGGAACCAATCTTAGTTGATATTAGCACGATAGTGGAAGGGTATATTGTAGACCAGACCCGGATGGCCGTAATCGGGGCAATGTCTCCCAAACATCAAGATGCATATCAGAAGGCGCAAGCAATCTTACGAGAGGTAGAGGAGTTAGGGAAACCAGGAATCCCTTGGCAAGACCTCTATCTTCGCTCGCTGGAAATGGTAAAGGAGTTTGGATTATCTGAACACTTTATGGGATATGGACAGGATCAGGCGAAGTTTTTGGGGCATGGAGTTGGATTGGAATTAGATGAAGTACCGATATTAGCAAAAGGTTTCACCCAGGCACTAGAAGAAGGCATGGTTATTGCTATTGAGCCGAAGTTTACTTTTCCGGGAGAGGGAGTTATCGGTGTAGAAAATACGTATGTGGTGACCAAAGAAGGACTTCAATCATTGTCGATCTCATCGGAAAATATAATAAAGGCAGAATAA
- a CDS encoding alkaline phosphatase family protein produces the protein MALFLWILGTILLLAILLDLAYHASQKSRSQLNMLRTSEQTKNPGKPVILLIVDSLMDAPLRETIAMRKAPALQFLMEHGNYIPKMVSAFPTMSVTIDSTLLTGKLPREHHIYGLMYYHSDEKRIVNFGTGAIESLLVGVKKIVQDSLLRLNQQYLNPKTPTIHEELKETASINALVYRGPEAHTIVPPWPVAWFGILPRKIAVSASKFFSFGVLHRISPKSKKGKAWNKFGMNDRFTQMELVSLIQHDLLPPFTIAYLPKNDDPVHRKGPAEVKGILKVDKEISTILNSFPSWEEAISSCIWVVMGDSGQANILEDRSQAHVDLKPYFSSYSITSPKQKRSHPDDQLAICVNERMAFLYLLDEKITIEEIVKHCLQESRIDLIAWAENGWIHVMSGQTEGHFQYRPEGPYQDEFDQTWDMVGDLFLADLTIEEQKIQYGFYPDILMRLYGVMDTAERVIVITVAPGYEMVYETSPRHRGGSHGGLHQMDSQIPMIICGTDKKPRYPRIIDIKEWIIELVQEQTTEQEQIKEQAPENG, from the coding sequence ATGGCTCTTTTTCTCTGGATCTTAGGCACGATTCTTCTTTTAGCAATTTTACTAGATCTTGCTTATCATGCCAGTCAAAAATCACGTTCCCAACTAAACATGCTCCGAACTTCCGAACAAACAAAAAATCCGGGAAAACCAGTGATCCTACTTATTGTCGACTCTCTTATGGATGCACCATTACGGGAAACGATCGCGATGAGAAAAGCTCCTGCCCTACAATTTTTAATGGAGCATGGTAACTATATCCCGAAAATGGTCTCCGCTTTCCCTACCATGTCTGTCACCATCGATAGTACACTACTCACTGGTAAACTTCCGCGTGAACACCATATCTATGGGCTCATGTACTACCATTCGGATGAGAAACGGATTGTGAACTTTGGTACTGGAGCAATAGAATCACTATTAGTCGGGGTCAAAAAGATAGTTCAAGACAGCCTGCTACGATTAAATCAGCAATACCTAAATCCAAAAACTCCGACCATCCACGAAGAATTAAAAGAAACCGCTTCCATCAATGCTTTGGTCTATCGTGGTCCGGAGGCGCACACTATTGTTCCTCCGTGGCCAGTTGCTTGGTTTGGTATCTTGCCTAGAAAAATCGCAGTTTCCGCTAGCAAATTTTTTTCTTTTGGTGTCTTGCATCGAATTAGTCCCAAATCGAAAAAAGGGAAAGCTTGGAACAAGTTTGGAATGAATGATCGTTTCACCCAAATGGAATTAGTATCTCTAATTCAACATGACCTTTTGCCACCGTTTACGATTGCCTATCTTCCTAAAAACGATGATCCCGTTCATCGGAAAGGACCTGCCGAAGTTAAAGGGATTCTCAAAGTGGATAAAGAAATCAGCACCATACTGAACTCATTTCCTTCTTGGGAAGAGGCAATCTCTTCCTGCATCTGGGTCGTGATGGGAGATAGTGGGCAAGCCAACATCTTAGAAGATCGTTCTCAAGCACATGTAGATCTCAAACCATACTTCTCCTCTTATTCTATCACGTCTCCTAAACAAAAGCGTTCTCATCCCGATGATCAATTGGCGATCTGCGTGAATGAACGGATGGCATTTCTCTATCTATTGGATGAGAAAATCACCATCGAAGAAATCGTAAAACACTGCTTGCAAGAATCACGAATAGACTTAATTGCTTGGGCAGAAAATGGTTGGATTCATGTAATGAGCGGACAGACCGAAGGGCATTTTCAATATCGTCCTGAGGGACCTTATCAGGATGAATTCGATCAGACATGGGATATGGTTGGTGATCTATTCCTAGCTGATCTCACCATTGAGGAACAAAAAATTCAGTACGGATTCTATCCAGACATTCTAATGAGACTATATGGGGTGATGGACACAGCGGAGCGGGTCATCGTCATCACGGTAGCACCTGGCTATGAAATGGTTTATGAAACTTCTCCGCGTCATCGCGGTGGCTCTCATGGTGGGCTACATCAAATGGATTCTCAAATACCTATGATCATCTGTGGAACAGATAAAAAGCCACGCTATCCCCGTATTATCGATATAAAAGAATGGATCATTGAGCTAGTACAAGAGCAAACAACAGAACAAGAGCAGATCAAAGAACAAGCACCAGAAAATGGTTAA
- a CDS encoding winged helix-turn-helix transcriptional regulator, giving the protein MEHTCICPKFEAAIEILAKKWTGLIIRVLMEKTSRFRDIREQIPQMSERMLAERLKDLEAHGIVIRHVHAETPVRVEYELTQKGRDLTPVIESIQSWGEKWMK; this is encoded by the coding sequence ATGGAGCATACCTGCATTTGCCCTAAATTTGAGGCAGCCATTGAAATTTTAGCAAAAAAATGGACAGGTCTCATCATTCGTGTACTGATGGAAAAAACTAGTCGTTTTCGTGATATTCGGGAACAGATTCCTCAGATGAGTGAACGCATGTTGGCCGAACGACTCAAGGACTTAGAAGCACATGGTATTGTAATCCGCCACGTACATGCCGAAACTCCCGTACGTGTAGAATATGAATTAACCCAAAAAGGACGCGACCTAACTCCCGTGATTGAATCCATTCAGTCTTGGGGAGAAAAGTGGATGAAATAA
- a CDS encoding DUF817 family protein, which translates to MFLSCTFPVFVFGILTVSKVVQLPYLFRCNLILIGCIVVQILMAVSGLETKGQRSLDKNTS; encoded by the coding sequence CTGTTTTTATCTTGTACATTTCCGGTTTTTGTTTTTGGTATTTTAACAGTTTCCAAAGTAGTCCAACTACCATATCTATTTCGCTGTAATTTAATCCTAATCGGGTGTATAGTGGTTCAGATCCTGATGGCAGTCTCTGGTTTAGAAACAAAAGGGCAAAGAAGTTTAGATAAAAATACCTCCTAA